The genomic region CCTGCGCTGAATTCATCGTGACGCGGAAGGGCTGGGAGCTCCGCAAGCGGTTCTGATGCTGCAGGCTGCGCTCCCGTCCCGGCCGCCCTCGGGCAATCAGCTTGCCGATGTGTCAATCGAGCAACTCCACGAAGGCCGCGTCCATGATCTCAGCAGTGATCGGGTCGACTTGTTCTGCGCTGACGACATAGCTTGCGCGGGTGATTTGTTCGTTGGCGTGCCCGAGCAGCCGGGAGGCGAGGGTGATTCCGGCAGCCGCCTCAACGATCGTCGCAGTCGAGCGGCGGAAGATGTGCGTGGAAAACTCGTCCACGTCGATGCCCGCAACGCGCAACGCGGCTTCGTTGTCGTCAACGAAGCCGCGAAGTAGTCGCTCGAAGTTACTCACCGTCATCGGCTTACCTGCCTTCGTCGCGAATAAGGGCGCCTCCGGTTCCCTATCTGTGACGGTGAGCTGGCTACGCACGGCGGCGGCGGCAAAGCTTGGCAGGGCGATACGACGCCTCTGCCTGGTGCGCTTCGGTGCGTTCTTTCGGCGGTTGCCCTCCTTTCTGCTCTGCTGCATGGTCGCGTTCACCAGAGCCGTGGGAGGGTCAGAGGTGACGTCGACGTCGCACCGTCGGAGAGCGAGCACCTCGCCGACACGGGCGCTGGTGCCGACCATGATCCACATCCCGTTCTCTAGCGCTTGCACGTTCGGGCGAGGCCCGTATCCGGTGTCGGTGCGCCATGTCCGGATGAGCCGCTGTACGAGGATCAGCTGCGTAGGGCTGAGCACGGAGGTCTTCTTCTCCGGTAGGGGGAGACGTCGAGCGTCGCGCACCGGGTTGAAGGTGAGGATCTCGTACTCGATCCCGGTCTGGCACACCTGCGAGAACACGGACCGTGCCTTGCGAGCGGCGGCCAGCGAGTAGTTTTCACGGATGTCAGCGAGGATGCGGTTGCAGCGACGGACGCTGAAGTCGCGGAGCATGAGATCCCCGCAGACCGGCACGATCACATTCCGAATGGACTGCTCGTAGGCCTCCATCGTGGTCGGCTCGACGGTCGCGGAGCGTTCCTTGTCGTAGAGGAACACCCGCCCGACCTCAGAGATGGTGGCCTCTTTACTCAGGGATGGTCCGCCCGTGTCGTTGCGGATCGCGTCCGCCTTCGCGCGAAGCTGCTGAATGGCGGCATCCTGGGTGTCGCCGCTGGCCTTGAGCCGCTGCAACTCTCCGAGCTCGTCGCACATCCGGGAGCGGGCCTGGAAACGGCCACTGGGTAACTGGAGGACCTTGATCGTGCCGAGTTCGCCGGCGCGCAGCTTCGACCTAGCCATCGGAGTCCAGCTCCTCGAACCAGGCCAGCACCTCGCGGCGCAAGTACCGGACATGCCGCCCTACCCGTCGCCACGGCGGTCCACTGCGCGTGCGCCGCCACTCTTCGATGGTCCGGGGTGGGATGTGAAGGAGATCGGCGACCTGCTCGGGCGTCATGATCTCGGTGCTGAGATCGTTCATACCGAACAGGTGCGACCAGCCTGCACGCAGCAGCTGTGGCCAGTACGGGCCGAGCCGTAGCAGCACGGGATGGTGCCAACCGAAGGCTCGCTGAGCGGGCAAAAAGGCACCCAAAAAAGCACTCTGTGCAAGAGGAGACCGGTTCGTCAACACGGGAAGCTCTGCTTTCCCGCGGAATTCCGGCCGTCACTGCTGGGGTACCTGGACTCGAACCAAGAACAACTGAACCAGAATCAGCCGTGTTGCCAATTACACCATACCCCACCGGCGTATTGCCGATGCCCGGAGGCTTTCCACCGGGACTGTGTCGCACCAGGCGGCACGAGTAGCCACTTTACCGTACGGGTGGGCCGGCATCCAAAACGGGCGGCGGCCCCGGGTGCGCCGCGGCGCGCGGCACCTGCCGAGCTCGCGCGCGTCGCTGACGTGCTGAAAATCGGAATTACGACGATTGCCACGGCGTGCCGAGCGTCGCACACGGCACGGCGCGACGAACTTCCGATTTTTCGGCACGCGCGACAGTTACGCCGCGACGCGCGCGGCGAGCCGCCGCAGACGCGCCAGCGTCTCCGCCTTGCCCAGGATCTCCATGCTCTCGAACAGCGGCGGCGACACGCGCCGCCCACTCACGGCCACGCGCAGCGGGCCGAACGCCACCCGCGGTTTCAGCCCGAGCACCTCGATCAGGGCGGCTCTCAGGGTCGCCTCGATCCCCTCGTGCGTGAACAGGTGCTCGCCGAGCCGCTCCAGTGCCGTGATCGACGACTCCAGCACTTCGGCACTGTTGTCCGGCATACCGGACAGCGCGTCGTCTTCGTAGACCAGGCTCACGGCATCCGTGAAGAGGAATCCGAGCATGCCGGGGGTCTCCCCCAGCAGCTGCACGCGCTCCTGCACAAGCGGGGCCGCGGCATCCAGTGTCGCCCGCTGTTGGTCGGTGAGGGGCTCGGTGAGGACGCCCGCCTGCACCAGATACGGCACCGTGCGCTGCGCGAAGTCTGCGGTCTCGAGCAACCGGATGTGGTCCCCGTTGATCGACTCGGCCTTCTTCTGGTCGAAGCGCGCCGGGTTGGGGTTCACATCTTCGACGTCGAACTTCTGCACCATCTCATCGAGGGAGAAGACGTCGCGGTCGGCGGAGTATCCCCAGCCGAGCAGCGCGAGGTAGTTGTCGAGTCCTTCTGGGATGAACCCGCGGTCGCGGTGGTGGAACAGGTTGGACTGCGGGTCGCGCTTCGACAGCTTCTTGTTGCCGTCGCCGAGCACCGACGGAAGGTGGCCGAACCGCGGCACGAAGTCGGTCAGTCCGACGTCGATCAGCGCGCGATACAACGCGATCTGGCGGGCCGTGGACGGCAGCAGGTCCTCGCCGCGCAGCACGTGCGTCACGCCCATCAAGGCGTCGTCAACGGGGTTGACGAACGTGTAGAGCGGCTTGCCGTTGGGCCGCACCACCACGAAGTCGGGGAACGATCCGGCCGGGAAGGTGATCTCGCCGCGCACCAGATCGACGAAGCCGAGGCTCTCGTCGGGCACGCGAAGCCGCAGCGCGGGCTCGCGGCCCTCGGCGCGGAACGCCTCGCGCTGCTCGTCGGTCAGGTCGCGGTCGGCGTTGTCGTAGCCGTGCTCCTTCGGTCGGCCGGCCGCCACATTGCGCGCCTCGATCTCCTCCGGCGTCGAGTAGCTCTCGTACACGAGACCGGAGTCGATCAACCGGTCGAGCACCGCCGCGTAGATCTCACTGCGCTGCGACTGCCGGTACGGGCCGTGCGGGCCGCCCACGTCGACGCCCTCGTCCCAGTTGAGGTTCAGCCAGCGCAGGGCATCCAGTATCTGCTCGTAGCTCTCTTCGGAGTCGCGCGCGGCGTCGGTGTCCTCGATGCGGAAGATGAGCTTTCCGCCGGTGTGCCGGGCGTACGCCCAGTTGAAAAGCGCCGTGCGGATGAGGCCGACGTGCGGCGTTCCGGTCGGCGACGGGCAGAAGCGCACGCGCACGTCGGAGCCGGTCGCGGTGCTGAACGGGTACGCGGAGGAGGTGTCAGACATCGGGCTCAAGTCTACGGGCGGGTGGGGTCCCTTCGACTCGCCGTCGTTGCTCAGGGAGCGGGTGTGCGTGTCGGTGTCAGCCCCCACGCAGCGCCGTCGAGGGCGAGGATGCTCCGCGCGGTCGCCGCGATCGCCGGCACGTCGAGCGCACCCTGCGCCGACACCAGGTGGATCGTGCGCCGATCGCGGTTCGCCGTCGGCCTGATCACCACCTCGGGCGGAAGCTGCGCGGACGCAAGCGTGAGTGCAGGAAGCAGCGCGACGCCGAGTCCCGCCGCCACCATGCCGAGCACCGCCGTGAAGTTGTCGGTCTCATACGCGATGCCCGGCTGGAAGTCGCTGGCCTGCGCGAGCTGCAACAGGTGTCCGCGGCAGCGGGGACACCCGGCGATCCACTGCTCGTCGGCCAGCTCGCCCAGCCGAACGGCGCGGTGGCGGGCGACGGGATGCCCCTTCGGCACTGCGATCATCATCTCGTCGTGCCAGAGCGGCTGCACGTGCAGGCCGCGGGCGCTCTCGCCGTGCGGGTCGTCGGCGTCACCCGGGTAGCTGAACGTGATGGCGAGGTCGGCGCGGGCGTCGCGCACGGCATCCACCGCTTCGGGGGGTTCCGCTTCCAGATAGCTGACCCCGATGCCGGCGTGCGTCTGCGCGAGCTGCTGCAGCACGCGCGGCACGACGGTCGACGACGCCGTGGGGAATGCCGCGAGTCGCACGCGGCCGGAGCGCAGGCCGGCGAGTTCCGCGAGTTCGCCTGCCGCGGCATCCAGAGCCGTCGTGACGGTGCGGGCGTGCCTCGCCAACACGAGCCCGGCCTCGGTGAGCCGCACCCCTCGCCCCGATCGCGCGACGAGCGGCATGCCGAGCCTGACCTCGGCGCGGCGCAGGTGCTGGCTGATGGCCGGCTGGCTGTAGCCGAGCGACTCGGCGGCCGCCGTGATCGAACCGTGCTCCACGAGCGCCCGCACGATGCGCAGCGTATGGGCGTCGAGCTCGACGTCGAGCGACGGGTCGGACTGCAGGGTCATGCCAGCGATCATAACCTGACGTTATGTGTTCGATAGGATGCCTGTCCTTGTCGAATACGAACGGCTCTCGCACCCTGGAAGGGTGAACTCCGCGCCGACTCCCCATACCGTCTCGCCCATCGCCGACGGCGCCACCGTGCGCACGCGAGGCGGCGCGAACCCGGCATTGGCACGCATCGTCTCGGAATTCGAGGGCGCCGGATCCGGCTACCTGGCGGCGTGCACGGGAGGGCTTCCTCCGTCGAGCGCCGTGCTGGCCGCGCAGGACGACCTGGCGCTGTGGCGGTCAGGAGCCGCCACTCCCCTGCACTACGACGCGGCCGTGACGCGCGTGCGTTCGGCGTTCGCCCGCATCGCCGGAGTCGATCCCGCTCGCGTCGCGATCGGCTCGCAGACCTCCGCGTTCGTCGCCATGATCGCGGCGAGTGTGCCCGATGGTGCGGAGGTGCTCTGCGTCGACGGCGACTTCAGCTCCGTCGTCTTCCCGTTCCTGCAGCACGAACGTCGCGGGGTCCGAGTGCGGCACGTGCCGCTCGCGGCGCTGCCCGACGCGGTCTCCGACGAGACCTGGCTGGTGGCGTACTCGCTCGTGCAGTCGGCGACCGGCGAGGTCGCCGATGCTCGCAGCATCCGCGCCGCCGCCGACCGCGCCGGCGCTCGCGTGCTCTGCGACGCGACGCAGGCGGCCGGCTGGCTGCCCCTCGAATCATGGACCGCCGACGCCATCGTCTGCCACACCTACAAGTGGCTCTGCGCGCCGCGCGGCGTCTGCCTGCTCGCGGTCGACGAGGACTTCGCGCGCGAACTCATTCCGGTGCAGGCCGGATGGTACGCGGGAGACGACCCGTGGGCATCGTGCTACGGCCCGAGCGCGCCGCTGGCCACCGACGCCAGGCGGTTCGACGTCTCCCCCGCGTGGCAGGCCATGGCAGGGGCGGCACCCGCGCTCGAGCTGTTCGCCGAGACGGACATCCATGCCGTCTTCAAGCACGACGTCACGCTGGCCGACGCCCTCTCCGAAGCGGTCGGCACCGACGCCAGGGGAAGCGCGATCGTCACCTGGCACGATCCGGACCGTGAGGATCTGGCGAGGATGACAGCGGCCGGCATCGTCGCATCGGGTCGCGCGGGGCGCGCCAGGGTCGCGTTCCACGTGTGGAACGACGAGTCCGACCTCGACCGGGTGCTGCGAGCCTTGGCACGCTGACGGGCGCTCAGCGTTGGATCTCGACCAGCAGCACCCACGCGTTCAACATCGACGTCACGAACACCAGCGCCATGGCCGCAGCCACGAGGTACAGGCCGACGACGGATCCCGCGATCACGAGAATGCCGCCCGCCAGCGCCAGCGCGACGGGCAGCACGCCCACGATCACCCGGAACAGACGCGTCGCCACCGCGGAGTGGTAGCTCGTGTCCGTGAGAACGCGTTGCGACATCAGCAGCGGTGGCGCGAGCGCGATCACACTGGCGACCACGATCTCGATGCCGAGCGCGGCATCCGTCTGCTTCGGGATCAGGCCGGCGATGGCCAGCACGAGGATGAGCACCATCGAGCTGATCGTCGCCGCGGCCCGGGACGGCAGCGTGCGCGACGCCAGGATCTCCTTGATCGTCACGCTCATCGCCACGATGATCAGACCTGCCAGTGCGGCGGCGGCACCGGCGACGGCGATGAAGAAGTCCCCCCACCCCTCCGTCACGGCGGGCGCCTACCGACCGTCGCGCACGGGGTTCGACAACGTCCCGATGCCGCTCACCGACACGTCCACCCGATCGCCGTCGATCAGCGGTCCCACGCCGGCGGGCGTGCCCGTCATGATGACGTCGCCGGGCAGCAGCGTCCACACGCTCGCTGCGTAGGCGACGAGCTCGGGGATGCCGTGGATCAGCTCCGCGATCCGTCCCGACTGGCGCACCTCGCCGTTCACGCTCGTCTCGATGGTGGCGGATGCCGCGTCGAACTCGGTCTCGATCACCGGCCCGAGCGGGCAGAACGTGTCGAATCCCTTGGCACGCGCCCACTGACCGTCGGAGCGCTGCAGGTCGCGGGCCGTCACGTCGTTTCCGATCGTGTAGCCGAAGACGGAGTCGAGGGCGTTCTCCTCGCTGACGCCCTTCGCGACCTTGCCGATCACCACGACCAGCTCGCCCTCGTGCTCGACGCGTGACGATTGCGGCGGCAGCACGATCGGATCGTCCGGCCCGATCACCGAGGTGTTCGGCTTGAGGAACATGAGCGGTGCCTCGGGCGGCTCCGACCCCATCTCGTGCGCATGCTCCCGGTAGTTGCGGCCGATGCCGATGACCTTGGACCGCGGCAGCACGGGAGCCAGCAGCGTGGCATCCGTGAGCTTGATCCGTTCACCCGTGGTGTCGTATCCGGCGTACATGGGGTCGCCTGCGAGCACGACCCACTCGCGCTCCTCTTCGTCGAGGATGCCGAATGCCAGCGCGCCGTCGTGGCTGAAGCGTGCGATCTTCACGGCGGGTCCTACGCGTCGAGCCGCACGAGCCAGCCGTGCTTGTCGTCTGCGCGGCCGTACTGGATGTCGGTGAGCTCCTGACGCAGCGAAAGCGCGAGCTCCTCGGACTCCGGGCCCTCGTGCACGATCTCGAAGTCGTCGGCCACGAGCCGGCCGATCGGCACCAGAACGGCGGCGGTGCCGCACGCGAAGGCGCCGACGATCTCACCGGACGCGGCGCCCGCACGCCACTCCGTGATGGTCACCGGTCGCTGCTCGACCGCGAGGCCGCGGTCTTCCGCCAGCTGCAGGATCGACTTGAGGGTGATGCCCTCGAGAATGGAGTCGGACTCCGGCGTCACGAGCGAACCGTCGCGGCGCACGAGCACCACGTTCATGCCGCCCAGCTCTTCGAGGTACTCACCGTCGAGATAGAGCACCTGCTCGCAGCCCTTCTCGTACGCCTCGGCCTGGGGAAGCAGGCTCGACGCGTAGTTGCCTCCGGTCTTCGCGGCGCCCGTTCCGCCCTTGCCGGCACGCGCGAAGCCCTGCGTGAGCGCGATGCTCACCGGCTGCACACCGTGGGCGAAGTAGGCGCCGGCCGGGCTCGCGATGAGGTAGTACGCCACCTTCTTGGCGGCACGCACGCCGAGGAACGCCTCCTTGGCGAACATGTAGGGCCGCAGGTAGAGGCTGGTCTCCGCCGCGTCGGGCACCCATGCGCCGTCGAGGGCGACGAGCTGACGCAGCGACTCGAGAAAGTACTCCGTCGGCAGCTCGGGCAGCGCGAGACGCTGGGCCGACCGCTGCATGCGCGCGGCGTTCTGGTCGGGCCGGAACGTGTGAATGGACCCGTCTGCGTGCCGGTACGCCTTCAGCCCCTCGAACACCTCCTGCGCGTAGTGCAGCACCGCGGCGGCCGGATCCAGCTGGATCGGCCCGTACGGGCTGACCCGCGGACGGTGCCAGCCGCCCTTCTCCGACCAGCAGATGTCGACCATGTGGTCGGTGAAGTGTTGGCCGAATCCCGGATTCGCGAGCACGGCCTCGCGCGCCTCCACCGATGCCGGCTCAGTGTTGCGGGTGATCTGCCAGAGCAGGCTGCCGGGCGCGGGCGGGTTCGAGATGTCGGTGAGCGGAATCGTCATGGCTTCCCCTTCGGAGCTTGTGGCGCATGCCGCAGCATCGCGCCGAGAAAAGGTTACGTCGGTACGCCGGTCAGGCGGAGACCCCGGCAGCGATGGCGTCACCGATCTGCTGCGTCGTGCGGGCCTGCGTGTCGCCGGTGGAACGCCGCTCGAGGTCGGCGGTGACGGCTGCGCGCACGCGGGCAGCGGCATCCTCGAGGCCCAGATGGTCGAGCAGGAGCGCCGTCGACAGGATGGCTGCTGTCGGGTCGGCCTTGCCCTGCCCCGCGATGTCGGGCGCGGAGCCGTGCACCGGCTCGAACATGCTGGGGAACGCGCCGTCCGGGTTGATGTTGCCGGAGGGCGCGAGTCCGATGCCGCCGCTGATGGCGCCGGCCAGATCGGTGATGATGTCGCCGAACAGGTTGTCGGTGACGATCACGTCGAACCGGCTCGGGTCGGTGACCAGGAAGATCGTGACGGCGTCGACGTGCAGGTAGTCGACGGCGACATCGGGATGCTCTGCCGCGACCTCGTCGACGACGCGCTTCCAGAGGCCCCCGGCATTCACCAGCACGTTCGTCTTGTGCACGAGTGTGAGCTTCTTGCGTCGCTTCTCGGCCTGCTCGAACGCGTAGCGCACGACGCGCTCCACACCGAACGCGGTGTTCACCGAGACCTCGTTGGCGATCTCGTGCGGGGTGCCGGCGCGGATCACGCCTCCGTTGCCCACGTAGGGCCCCTCTGTGCCCTCGCGCACGACCACGAAGTCGACGGCACCCGGCTCGGACAGCGGGCTCGTCACGCCGGGGAAGATGGTCGTCGGCCGCAGGTTGACGTACTGGTCCAGCGCGAATCGCAGCTTGAGCAGGAGTCCGCGCTCGATGTTCGCACCGGCGAGGCGCGGGTCGCCCGGCCTGCCGCCCACTGCCCCGAGCAGGATGGCATCGTGGCTCGCGACGGCCGAGAGATCGTCGTCGGTCAAGGTGTCGCCAGTGGCCAGGTAGCGGTCGGCCCCGAGCTCGAAGTAGGTCTTGTCGAACTGCACGTCGGCCGGATCGACAACGGCATCGAGCACCTTGACGGCCTCGGCGACGACCTCGGGACCGATTCCGTCGCCGGGGATGACGGCGAGCCTGACCTGACGGGACATGGGACTCCTTCGTGCGGGTGGCGCCGCCGCGCACAGACCTGCGCGGCGCGACCACGTTGGGATACCACAAGCGTATCGGCGAGCGCGGGCCGCTTACACCACGCGGGCCTCGGCGTCGAGCCCTGCCGCTTCTCGCGGGCTCGTTCCTACCCTGATCCGACGCGGGCACGGCCCGCGGCCTGCGCGGGTACCGACCCGCTCGGGCGAAACGACCGAGCGAAGGAGAAGCGCATGAGTCTCGGAGGCGGAATCTTCCTGATCGTCGTCGGTGCCATCCTGGCGTTCGCGATCAACGTCGACCTCGGCTGGATCGACCTGCACATGGTCGGCTACATCTGCCTGGTGGCCGGGGTGATCGTGACGATCCTGGGCATCGTGCTGATGACGCGCAAGCGCACATCGAAGGTGACCAGGAGCACGAGCGTCGACCCGAACACGGGCCGCAGGGTCGACACCACGCAGCGGGACGACCCGACCGACTACTGACCGTCAGCCGTGCGGCGGCCGATCTGCTCGTGTCAGAGGATGCCCGGCCCGGCTCAGATCCGCACCGTTCCGCTCACGATCGTGCGGGTGTCGCCGCCGATCCAGTGGCGGCCGTGTGCGTGTTCGACGTGCACGCGGCCGGCGCGGCCGAGAGCCGTGCCCTGCGCCGCGACGTAGGCGGCAGGCGCCCGCCCCGACCCGATGAGCCACATGGCCAGTCCGCCGTTCAGGCTGCCGGTCACGGGATCCTCGGGAATTCCGAACGCGGGCACGAAGCCTCGCACCTCGAAGTCCGTGTCCTGGCCGTCGGGCTGCGAGGCGACGACGCCGACCTTGAGATCGCCCATCGCCGCGAAGTCGGGAGCCAGGGCGAGCACGTCGGAAGCCGAACGCAGCAGCACGGCGAGCCATCCAGGGCCGTTGTCGACCCACTCGGCGGCCAGCACGTCGGTCTTCGCGATGCGCAGTGACGCCACGACCCTCTCGAGCGTCTCCTCATCGACCTTGCCGGAGCGCAGGAGCGGCGGCGCTGCGAAGGCGAGCCGATGCGCATCGCGGCGCAACTCGACGAGTCCCGCACCGCACTGCTGCACGACGCGATCGGCGTGCTCCGGCACACCGCCGGTCTTCAGCCACGCGTGCGCGCTGCCCAGCGTCGGATGCCCAGCGAACGGCAGCTCACCGCCCGGAGTGAAGATGCGCAACCGATAGTCGGCCGCCGGATCGCTCGGCGGCAGCAGGAACGTCGTCTCCGACAGGTTCGTCCAGCGCGCGAAACGCGCCATCTCGGCATCCGAGAGGCCGTCGCCGTCGATGACGACGGCCACCGGGTTGCCGAGCAGTGCGTCGGCGCCGAAGACGTCGACCTGCGCGAAGCGACGCTCCTTCCCGCCCATCCCGCCTACGCCTCCGTGATGTCGATCGCCTGCATCACGTCGGCGTCGATCGCCGCGCGCACCGACTCGAGGATGCCGTCGGGCACCGGCGAGTCGACGGTGAGCACGCTCAACGCGGAGCCGCCCGCCGTGGTGCGCGCGATCTGCATGCCTGCGATGTTGATGCCGGCTTCGCCGAACTCGCGGCCGTAGACCGCGACGATTCCCGGACGGTCCTCGTAGATCATCACGATCAGGTGCTGCGCGAGCGGAACCTCGACGTCGTATCCGTTGATGCCGACGATCTTCTCGATCTGCTTCGGGCCGGTCAGCGTGCCTGCGACGGAGATCTGCGATCCGTCGGCCAGCGCGCCGCGCAGGGTCAGCACGTTGCGGTAGTCCTCGCTGCCGGCATCCGTGAGCAGG from Humibacter ginsenosidimutans harbors:
- a CDS encoding tyrosine-type recombinase/integrase produces the protein MARSKLRAGELGTIKVLQLPSGRFQARSRMCDELGELQRLKASGDTQDAAIQQLRAKADAIRNDTGGPSLSKEATISEVGRVFLYDKERSATVEPTTMEAYEQSIRNVIVPVCGDLMLRDFSVRRCNRILADIRENYSLAAARKARSVFSQVCQTGIEYEILTFNPVRDARRLPLPEKKTSVLSPTQLILVQRLIRTWRTDTGYGPRPNVQALENGMWIMVGTSARVGEVLALRRCDVDVTSDPPTALVNATMQQSRKEGNRRKNAPKRTRQRRRIALPSFAAAAVRSQLTVTDREPEAPLFATKAGKPMTVSNFERLLRGFVDDNEAALRVAGIDVDEFSTHIFRRSTATIVEAAAGITLASRLLGHANEQITRASYVVSAEQVDPITAEIMDAAFVELLD
- a CDS encoding helix-turn-helix domain-containing protein codes for the protein MLTNRSPLAQSAFLGAFLPAQRAFGWHHPVLLRLGPYWPQLLRAGWSHLFGMNDLSTEIMTPEQVADLLHIPPRTIEEWRRTRSGPPWRRVGRHVRYLRREVLAWFEELDSDG
- the gltX gene encoding glutamate--tRNA ligase, whose translation is MSDTSSAYPFSTATGSDVRVRFCPSPTGTPHVGLIRTALFNWAYARHTGGKLIFRIEDTDAARDSEESYEQILDALRWLNLNWDEGVDVGGPHGPYRQSQRSEIYAAVLDRLIDSGLVYESYSTPEEIEARNVAAGRPKEHGYDNADRDLTDEQREAFRAEGREPALRLRVPDESLGFVDLVRGEITFPAGSFPDFVVVRPNGKPLYTFVNPVDDALMGVTHVLRGEDLLPSTARQIALYRALIDVGLTDFVPRFGHLPSVLGDGNKKLSKRDPQSNLFHHRDRGFIPEGLDNYLALLGWGYSADRDVFSLDEMVQKFDVEDVNPNPARFDQKKAESINGDHIRLLETADFAQRTVPYLVQAGVLTEPLTDQQRATLDAAAPLVQERVQLLGETPGMLGFLFTDAVSLVYEDDALSGMPDNSAEVLESSITALERLGEHLFTHEGIEATLRAALIEVLGLKPRVAFGPLRVAVSGRRVSPPLFESMEILGKAETLARLRRLAARVAA
- a CDS encoding LysR family transcriptional regulator; translated protein: MTLQSDPSLDVELDAHTLRIVRALVEHGSITAAAESLGYSQPAISQHLRRAEVRLGMPLVARSGRGVRLTEAGLVLARHARTVTTALDAAAGELAELAGLRSGRVRLAAFPTASSTVVPRVLQQLAQTHAGIGVSYLEAEPPEAVDAVRDARADLAITFSYPGDADDPHGESARGLHVQPLWHDEMMIAVPKGHPVARHRAVRLGELADEQWIAGCPRCRGHLLQLAQASDFQPGIAYETDNFTAVLGMVAAGLGVALLPALTLASAQLPPEVVIRPTANRDRRTIHLVSAQGALDVPAIAATARSILALDGAAWGLTPTRTPAP
- a CDS encoding aminotransferase class V-fold PLP-dependent enzyme, with amino-acid sequence MARIVSEFEGAGSGYLAACTGGLPPSSAVLAAQDDLALWRSGAATPLHYDAAVTRVRSAFARIAGVDPARVAIGSQTSAFVAMIAASVPDGAEVLCVDGDFSSVVFPFLQHERRGVRVRHVPLAALPDAVSDETWLVAYSLVQSATGEVADARSIRAAADRAGARVLCDATQAAGWLPLESWTADAIVCHTYKWLCAPRGVCLLAVDEDFARELIPVQAGWYAGDDPWASCYGPSAPLATDARRFDVSPAWQAMAGAAPALELFAETDIHAVFKHDVTLADALSEAVGTDARGSAIVTWHDPDREDLARMTAAGIVASGRAGRARVAFHVWNDESDLDRVLRALAR
- a CDS encoding fumarylacetoacetate hydrolase family protein translates to MKIARFSHDGALAFGILDEEEREWVVLAGDPMYAGYDTTGERIKLTDATLLAPVLPRSKVIGIGRNYREHAHEMGSEPPEAPLMFLKPNTSVIGPDDPIVLPPQSSRVEHEGELVVVIGKVAKGVSEENALDSVFGYTIGNDVTARDLQRSDGQWARAKGFDTFCPLGPVIETEFDAASATIETSVNGEVRQSGRIAELIHGIPELVAYAASVWTLLPGDVIMTGTPAGVGPLIDGDRVDVSVSGIGTLSNPVRDGR
- a CDS encoding branched-chain amino acid aminotransferase; translated protein: MTIPLTDISNPPAPGSLLWQITRNTEPASVEAREAVLANPGFGQHFTDHMVDICWSEKGGWHRPRVSPYGPIQLDPAAAVLHYAQEVFEGLKAYRHADGSIHTFRPDQNAARMQRSAQRLALPELPTEYFLESLRQLVALDGAWVPDAAETSLYLRPYMFAKEAFLGVRAAKKVAYYLIASPAGAYFAHGVQPVSIALTQGFARAGKGGTGAAKTGGNYASSLLPQAEAYEKGCEQVLYLDGEYLEELGGMNVVLVRRDGSLVTPESDSILEGITLKSILQLAEDRGLAVEQRPVTITEWRAGAASGEIVGAFACGTAAVLVPIGRLVADDFEIVHEGPESEELALSLRQELTDIQYGRADDKHGWLVRLDA
- a CDS encoding 3-isopropylmalate dehydrogenase; the encoded protein is MSRQVRLAVIPGDGIGPEVVAEAVKVLDAVVDPADVQFDKTYFELGADRYLATGDTLTDDDLSAVASHDAILLGAVGGRPGDPRLAGANIERGLLLKLRFALDQYVNLRPTTIFPGVTSPLSEPGAVDFVVVREGTEGPYVGNGGVIRAGTPHEIANEVSVNTAFGVERVVRYAFEQAEKRRKKLTLVHKTNVLVNAGGLWKRVVDEVAAEHPDVAVDYLHVDAVTIFLVTDPSRFDVIVTDNLFGDIITDLAGAISGGIGLAPSGNINPDGAFPSMFEPVHGSAPDIAGQGKADPTAAILSTALLLDHLGLEDAAARVRAAVTADLERRSTGDTQARTTQQIGDAIAAGVSA
- a CDS encoding DUF6458 family protein, encoding MSLGGGIFLIVVGAILAFAINVDLGWIDLHMVGYICLVAGVIVTILGIVLMTRKRTSKVTRSTSVDPNTGRRVDTTQRDDPTDY
- a CDS encoding PhzF family phenazine biosynthesis protein, which produces MGGKERRFAQVDVFGADALLGNPVAVVIDGDGLSDAEMARFARWTNLSETTFLLPPSDPAADYRLRIFTPGGELPFAGHPTLGSAHAWLKTGGVPEHADRVVQQCGAGLVELRRDAHRLAFAAPPLLRSGKVDEETLERVVASLRIAKTDVLAAEWVDNGPGWLAVLLRSASDVLALAPDFAAMGDLKVGVVASQPDGQDTDFEVRGFVPAFGIPEDPVTGSLNGGLAMWLIGSGRAPAAYVAAQGTALGRAGRVHVEHAHGRHWIGGDTRTIVSGTVRI